One genomic segment of Gottschalkia acidurici 9a includes these proteins:
- a CDS encoding DUF2975 domain-containing protein, protein MKQGSTLFLKLAVVLIGIPVLALCILLVPEIANFAAELYPDIAYMRYLVLIDLYATAIPFYFALYQTFKLLTYIDKNKAFSELSVRALKNIKYCAVIISVLYIIGMPLFYLIAEMDDAPGVIVLGLILVFASTAIAVFAAVLQKLLKDAIDIKSDNDLTI, encoded by the coding sequence ATGAAACAAGGTTCAACACTCTTTTTAAAGCTAGCTGTTGTTCTCATTGGAATTCCAGTTCTTGCTTTGTGCATATTATTGGTACCTGAGATAGCTAATTTTGCAGCAGAATTGTATCCAGATATCGCTTATATGAGATATCTCGTTTTAATCGATTTGTACGCAACGGCAATACCTTTTTACTTTGCTCTGTATCAAACCTTTAAACTTTTAACCTATATTGATAAAAACAAAGCTTTCTCAGAATTATCTGTAAGAGCTTTAAAGAATATAAAATACTGTGCAGTCATAATCAGTGTCTTGTATATAATAGGCATGCCACTCTTTTATCTCATAGCAGAAATGGACGATGCACCGGGTGTTATAGTACTCGGATTGATCCTTGTTTTTGCTTCAACGGCTATCGCAGTCTTTGCTGCTGTTCTTCAAAAGCTTTTAAAAGATGCCATAGATATAAAATCAGATAATGATTTAACAATATGA
- a CDS encoding helix-turn-helix domain-containing protein — translation MAIIVNIDVMLAKRKMSVTELSEKVGITMSNLSILKNGKAKAIRFSTLEAICKALECQPVDILEYKNDIIG, via the coding sequence ATGGCAATTATAGTCAATATTGATGTAATGCTAGCTAAAAGAAAAATGAGTGTTACAGAACTTTCGGAGAAAGTAGGAATAACGATGTCTAATCTTTCTATATTAAAGAATGGAAAAGCAAAAGCTATTAGATTTTCAACTTTAGAAGCAATATGCAAAGCTTTGGAGTGCCAACCAGTTGATATTCTAGAATACAAAAATGATATTATAGGGTAA
- a CDS encoding DUF4179 domain-containing protein, which translates to MNKKGFNLEEKDIYKLFNGIKIDESEFEDMNEKVNCIQKERIKKNLNKKMKEKKGSKSFKYGVTAAAIGVVCVIGVGVTNPSLAKNVPVLNSIIQTLNDKYGTNGEYDKYSHILGESVTDKGVTITINEVLSDESKLLISYTIKSDKKIKDKENMGMFIHNDIKINGKRMDATIGSSIGKYIDEYTYVCSDEIDIEKLNLPEEFNVDFKITDIIGTDIEIQGKWNFAFNVSKEEISKNTNIFKPKKTIDFPNSIVNIDKVTLSPIGTYISLSGNYKEGKRIEDISGIFEYDNWIAFDDRGVELVPNGIGGGEANKSKFNSKMNYGKLDYIPEYLTIIPCKVTPSGGGGVSIDKDGKETPVAIKTKKPKEVSKVIDGTYPIELSQGKMGKLIIKDIKTENGTTIVKYTAEGKAPYTQGSSLYIKDQKGNHVNVKNYDIRKDKANPNEFTMEFEALDPNNKYTIYTTDFNNFELGEEFKFNIELK; encoded by the coding sequence ATGAAAGAAAAGAAGGGTTCTAAATCTTTTAAATATGGTGTAACAGCAGCTGCTATAGGAGTAGTTTGTGTAATAGGGGTGGGAGTGACTAATCCAAGTTTAGCTAAAAATGTACCAGTTTTAAATTCGATAATACAGACGCTGAATGATAAGTATGGAACTAACGGAGAATATGATAAGTACTCTCATATACTAGGTGAAAGTGTTACAGACAAGGGGGTAACAATTACTATAAATGAAGTGTTAAGTGATGAATCTAAGCTTTTAATAAGTTATACTATAAAGAGTGATAAAAAGATAAAAGATAAAGAAAATATGGGTATGTTCATTCATAATGATATAAAAATAAATGGTAAGCGTATGGATGCTACTATTGGCTCTAGCATAGGAAAATATATAGATGAATATACCTATGTTTGCAGTGATGAAATAGATATAGAAAAACTTAATCTACCAGAGGAGTTCAATGTTGATTTTAAGATTACAGATATAATTGGAACAGATATAGAGATACAAGGGAAATGGAACTTTGCATTTAATGTGTCAAAAGAAGAGATATCTAAAAATACTAATATATTTAAACCAAAGAAAACAATAGATTTTCCTAATAGTATTGTAAATATAGATAAAGTAACGCTTTCTCCTATAGGAACTTATATTTCATTAAGTGGTAATTATAAAGAAGGAAAGAGAATAGAAGACATTAGTGGCATATTTGAATATGATAATTGGATAGCTTTTGATGACAGAGGAGTAGAACTTGTTCCAAATGGCATTGGAGGCGGTGAAGCTAATAAATCAAAATTTAATAGTAAAATGAACTATGGTAAACTAGATTATATTCCTGAATACTTAACAATTATTCCATGTAAAGTTACTCCATCAGGAGGTGGTGGAGTAAGTATAGATAAGGATGGTAAAGAAACACCAGTTGCTATAAAAACAAAGAAACCTAAAGAAGTAAGTAAAGTCATAGATGGAACTTATCCAATAGAGTTATCACAAGGAAAAATGGGTAAGCTTATAATTAAGGATATAAAAACAGAAAACGGCACTACTATAGTTAAATATACTGCAGAAGGTAAGGCACCGTATACACAAGGATCTAGTCTTTATATAAAAGACCAAAAAGGAAATCATGTTAATGTAAAAAATTATGACATAAGAAAAGACAAAGCAAATCCTAATGAATTTACAATGGAATTTGAAGCCTTAGATCCAAATAATAAGTACACTATATACACAACCGACTTCAATAATTTTGAACTGGGAGAAGAGTTTAAATTTAATATTGAGCTTAAATAA